GTCTCGTCGGCGCGCGCGGAGACCGCGGTCGCCGCGGCCCCGACTTTTTGGGATCCGGCGCGCAAAATGGACAAGCCCGACCTCGCCGGTCTCAAGCAAATCCGTTTTCTCACAGAGGATGATTACCCGCCCTTCGACTTCGCCCTGCCGGACGGCGCGATCGCCGGCTTCAACGTCGATCTGGCGCGCGCCATTTGCGAGGAGCTCGAGCTTCCCTGCACCATCCAGCGCCGGCGCTGGGACACGTTGATCGCAGCGCTGGACGAGAACGCGGGCGACGCCGCCATCGCCTCTTTCGCCATCACCGCCGAGGCGCGCAAGAAGCTCGACTTCACCGCGCCCTATTACACGACGCCCGGCCGTTTCGTCGTTCGCAAGGATTCGGTGCTGCCCGGCGCGACGCCCGCCGCGCTCGCCGACCGCACCATCGCGGTGGCCGCCGACAGCGCGCATGAGGCTTTTCTGCGGAATTTCTTTCCCGCCTCGACTCTCGCGACCTATCCGAGCGCGCAACAGGCGCGCAGCGCGCTGAAGGAGGGCCGCGCCCATGCGATGTTCGGCGACGCCATCTCGCTCTCCTTCTGGCTCAATGGCGCGGACGCCGCCGATTGCTGCATGTTCAAGGACGGGCCCTATTCGGATCCGACCTTTTTCGGCGACGGCGTCGGCATAGCAGTGAAGAAGAACAATAACGCGCTGCGCCGCGCGCTGGATTACGCGCTGGCGCGCGTCGCCCAGAAGGGCGCCTATACGGAGCTCTATCTCAAATATTTTCCGGTGGGGCCTTATTGAGACGCCCCGTTCCCTCGCCCGCGTGAGCGGGGAGGGGCGGGGAGACGCGAAACCTCATCCTTCCGCGCGGAACTCGCGCGCGAGGGCCTTTTCGATCTCGGGCAGGGGATGGCGGGTCAGATCCTTGTCCAGCTCGCCCTTCACCTTGCTCTTGGCTTTTGGTGACAACTCCTGGCGCAGCTCGCCGAGCACACGCGGCGGGGCGATGATGACGATCTCGCTCAATTCGCCCGCTTCGGCGGCGGTGTTGATCCGCTCGGCGATCTGATGGGCGAAATGTTCCTTCTCCAGCTCGTGCCAATCGGCGTTCTCGACGGCGCTGCGCGGCGCTCCCGCCGTGCCGTAAACGCGGCCAGGCGCGTCGCTTCCCTGGTCGCGCGTCGCGGGATTTTCGTCCACTCGCGCCTCCACGACGCGCAGGTCGAGCAGATCGGGATCGCCGTGATTTTGCAGAAACAGGGCTCTGCGGCCGTCGCCGACCAGAACCCAGGCCCCATTGTGAACGGCAATATTGGTCATGTTGTTCGTCTTTCGTTGAAGACCCACACGACTCCATTTGGGAACGCCACGGCGCGACGACAACCGTGGTCGATTGCCGCGCTTCAGGCGGGCGGGCATGTTGCGCTGCAAAAGACGAGGGCGTTAGATTTCGGCCGAGCGGAGACGAAGATAATGCGGTTTGTTTTGCTCTTTCTGTCGATTTCGATCTTGTTTTTCGTCTGCCGGATAAAAAAATCTATGTGGACTCCGGCGAGGAGCTCGTGCTCGGCGATCGGCCGATCTTCTCTCCCGATGGGGCGCGCCGCAATGGCCGACACCGAGCCTGGATCGGCCGAAAGCCCGTTTGGCGTGTGGCGGCTCGATCGCTTTCCGCCGTCGCGAGAGCTGGAGGCGCAACTGATGGGCGGTTGGGAGGTCGTGCGCTGGATCGACAAGGAAACGATCGAAATCACGCGTCTCGGGATCGGCGAGCAGAAAAAGGCCTTCGCGCGCTTCGCCACAGGCAAATGGAAAATCGACTTTGAAAAATGAGCGGGGCGCATCGCGGTTCGCTCACCTCGGTCCGTTCGCGCTGCCTTTGCCGCCTTCCTTCTCCCCGCGCGCGGGGAGAAGGTGAGGATGAGGGGCTCGGGGCGTTTTCCTTATCGTGGCTCATGCCCCGAGCCCCTCACCCTGGCCCTCTCCCCGCACACGCGGGGAGAGGGAGAGAAAGTGCTCAGCCTTCCAGCAGACGCCGTGCGATGACCTGCGCCTGAATCTCCGCCGCGCCCTCGAAAATATTGAGGATGCGCGCGTCGCAGAGGACGCGGGAGACCGGATATTCCAGGGCAAAACCATTGCCGCCGTGAATCTGCAGCGCATTGTCCGCCGCCGCCCAGGCGACGCGCGCGCCGAGCAGCTTGGCCATGCCGGCCTCGAGATCGCAGCGCTTGCCTTCGTCCTTCTCGCGGGCGGCGAAATAGGTGATCTGGCGGGCGATGTGAATCTCGATCGCCATGGTGACGATCTTGTCGAAGACGCGCGGGAAGGCGAACAGCGGCTTGCCGAATTGCACGCGCTCCTTGGCGTAGCGCAGGCCGAGATCGAGCGCCGCCTGGGCGACGCCGAGCGCGCGCGCCGCCGTCTGAATGCGGGCGGATTCGAAGGTCTCCATCAGCTGCTTGAAGCCCTTGCCCTCCTCGCCGCCCAGAAGATTTTCGGCCGGCACCTCGAAATTGTCGAAGCCGATCTCGAACTCCTTCATGCCGCGATAGCCGAGCACCTCGATCTCGCCGCCGGTCATGCCCTTGGCCGGGAAGGGATTCTCATCCGTGCCGCGCGGCTTTTCGGCCAGCAGCATGGAGAGGCCCTTATAGCCCTTCTCATTGGGGTTGGTGCGGACCAGCAGCGTCATCACATCGGCGCGCACCGGATGGGTGATCCAGGTCTTGTTGCCGACGACCTTGTAGACGTCGCCCTCGCGCGTCGCGCGGGTGCGCAGATTGGCGAGGTCGGAGCCATTGTTCGGCTCGGTGAAGACGGCGGTGGGGAGGATTTCGCCGGTGGCGATCTTGGGCAGATATTTGTGCTTCTGTTCCTCCGTGCCGCCGACGAGGATCAATTCGCCCGCGATCTCCGAGCGCGTGCCGAGCGAGCCGACGCCGATGTAAGCGCGCGACAGCTCCTCCGAGACGACGCACATGGCGATCTTGCCGAGGCCCGATCCGCCATATTCCTCCGGAATGGTGAGGCCAAAGACGCCCAGCTCCGCGAGGCCGGAAATGACCTCCAGCGGAATATAGTTGTTCTTCAAATGCCATTCATGGGCGTGCGGCGTCACATTGTCGGACGCGAATTTGCGCATCTCGCTGCGGATGGCCTCCAGCGTCTCGTCGAGGCCGGTGGCGCCGATCGTCTCCGCGGCGCCATTATGGTCGATCAACTCGGCGAGACGGGCGCGGTTGGGCGCGGTATTGCCGGAGGCGATCAGCCGGTCGACCTCGGGAATGCGGCGGGCGGCGACCTGCTCCGGCGTGAGGCCGAAATCCGAGAGGCGGACGAATTCGCCCTGGCTCATCGGAATGCCGCCGAAGACCTGCGCCAGATATTCGGCGAAGCCGATGCGGGTGAGGAGATTCTCCACCTCGCCATAGGCGCCCTCGGAAGAGAGGCGGTCGGCGTAGGCGAGCAGCTCGCGCAGGCCCTGCACATAGGTGGCGAACCAGGAGAGGCCGTGGGCGGCGTGCTGCTCGGTCTCGATCAGCTCATTGGAGAGCTTGCCGTCCTTGGTGACGCGGGCGCGGACGGCGTCGAGCGCTTGCCCATAGAGCGCCTCCACGGAGGCGAAAGCCGCCTGCGCCTCGGGCAGCCAGGTCGTGGAGGTGGTCTCGGTAGCGCTCATTCTCTCTCGCTCTTTCTGGGACAGGCCCGGCGGGGCCGGGGGGTGACAGGATTTTTTCTAAATGCCGTCAATTGCGGGAGGACGCAACCGCCGCTCGCGTCGGCGGGGCCGGAGCGGCGGGATTCGCGCTCCCGCGGGGCGGGGGCGGGCGCCCGGATCACAGAAAAAGCGAATTTCGCTCCGATAGGATCGGGACGTCGAGCTCGACCATTGCGGAGGCCCTCATGTTTCACGATCCCGATTTCACCCCCTTCACGCCGCGCGAAAAAGTGTCATTCCTCGCCGTGTCGCGCAATTACCTCGAGAATTATGCGCCCGAGGCCTATCGGACCGATTTCTTCTCCACCGAGGGGCTCTGGCCGCTCCTTCCGCGCATGCATTATGTCGTCAGTCCCGAGCTGATCGAGGAGCTTCTGGTCTCGCGCGCCGATGCTTTTCGCCGCGACGACATAGCGAGCAAGGCGCTGCGCGGGCCGGTCGAGGGCGAGACGCTGTTCTTCTCGGAAGGCGCGGAATGGAAATGGCAGCGGCGCGCCATCTCGCCGGCCTTTCGCTATGAGAATATTCTGGCGCTGGTTCCCTTCTTCGTCCGTTGCGCGCAGGCGCAGGCGCAGGAATGGCGGCGCCTCGGCGACGGCGCCGAGGTGGAGATCACCGAGGCCATGTCGCGCACCACCTTCGCCGTCATCGAGAAGGCCGTGTTCGGCGCCTCGGAGAGTTTCGACGGCGAGCGCTTCATCGCGGCGCTGCGGCCGGTTCTCGGCAGCTTCGCTTGGCGGATGCTGGCCGTGATGTTCCGCCTGCCGCCGGATTGGACGCCCTATCCGGGCCTGCTCGCCGCCCGCGCCGGCTCGCGCTTCGTGCATGAGGAGACAGTGAAGCTGCTCGCCGAGCGCCGCGCCCGGAAAGAGGAGACGCGCGACATTCTCGGCCTGCTGCTCTCGGCCAAGGATCCGGAGAGTGGGCGCGTCATGACCGATGCCGAGCTCGTCGCCAATCTCCATGGCTTTCTGCTCGCCGGCCATGAGACCTCCGCCGTCGCGCTCGCCTGGACCTTCTGGCTGCTCGCCAAGGATCAGGCGACGCAGGAGCGCGCCCGCGAGGAGGCGGAGCGCGTCGCCGGCGACGGCGAGATCACGCCGGAGACGGTGGAGAACCTCACCTTCACGCGGCAGGTGTTGCAGGAATCGATGCGGCTGTTCCCGCCCTTCGCGGCGCTCGGCCGCCAGCCGCGCGAGGATACGACTCTCGGCCCCTATCGCGTGGGCGCGAAGGAGCCGGTCTATGTGCTCACCTGGTGCCTGCATCGGCACGAGAAGCTCTGGGACGATCCCACCGGCTTCGACCCCGACCGTTTCGCGCCGGAACAGGTGAAGGCGCGCCATCGCTACGCCTATCTGCCCTTCGGCGCCGGGCCGCGCATCTGCGTCGGCATGGGCTTCGCGCTGACGGAGATGGCGACCATCGTCGCGACGCTGCTGCGCGAGTTCCGCTTCGAGACCGTCCCCGGCCATCGGCTGGAGCTGGCGCCGACCTTCGCGATGCGGCCGAAAGGCGCACTGCCGCTGCGCCTCACACGCCTTTCTCGGCGGGCTGCGGGCGGCGAGACGGCGCGTCAGATCCTGGCATAGGCGGCCTCGATCGCCGCAATGTCGATCTTCGCCATGCCCATCATGGCGCGCATCGCGCGCGCGGCGCCGGCCGTGTCGGCGCTGCTCAGCAGCTCCGGCAGGCGGCGCGGCGTGATCTGCCAGGAGAGGCCGTAGCGGTCCTTCAGCCAGCCGCAGCGGCTATATTCGCCGCCGGCGCCGAGCGCGTCCCAATAATAGTCGACCTCGGCCTGATCCGCGCAATCGACAGAGAGCGAGAAGGCCTCGCTCAGCCGATAAGAGACGGGCCCGCCGTTCAGCGCCATGAAGGGCAGGCCGGAGAGCTCGAATGTGACGACCATCGCCGAGCCCGGCTCGCCGGGGCCGGCCTCGCCATAGCGCGACACGCTGGTGACGCGCGAATCGGGGAACAGCGAGACATAGAAATTGGCCGCCTCCTCGCCCTCGCGGTCGAACCAGAGGCAGGGCTTGATCTTCGAGGTCGTTATCATTGCGCCGCCTCCTCGCGCGCCGTCTCGACGAGCGTCTTGAGATCGGCGAGACCGCGCTCGAAAGCGCCGCCGACCATTTTTTCCGGCTTCATGACGAGGCTGAACAGCTTGCCGACGAAGGGCTGTCGCCCTTTCATATCCCAGGTGACGAGCGAGCCGCCATTCTGCGGCGCAATGGTGAATTCGACGCGATTGCTGCATTTCATCGGCCGATCCAAGCGCAATGCGACGACTACTTTCGACGGCGCGACGGATTCGACGATCTCGACGCGCCCGGCGCCGACCTTGGCGTCGCCTTCGAAATCGCAGGCCGCGCCGACGCCGCGTTCCGGACCGCCATAGGAGAGCTTCACGCTCGGATCCTTCACGAAAGGGCTCCATTCATTGGTGGCGCGTGGATCGTCGACAAGCGGAAAAACGCGCTCCGGCGGCGCGGCGATGAAAATTGAGCGCGCGATATGGCATATATCCGGCTGGCGGGCCGCCAGCGCCAGAATGGCGACGATGATGACGGCGACGCCGACGCCGATGATTTCCAACATTTCGAAACCTCGTGAAAGGGCGGAGCGGCGCCTGCTTTCCCGCAGGCGCCGTGCGCCGTCATTGCGGCACGACCACCATCCAGGGAACGCCGAAGCGATCGGTGAGTATGCCGAAGGCGGGGGAGAAGAAGGTCTTGGTCAAACGCATCTGCGTCTCGCCGCCATCGGCGAGCGCCGCGAAGACGCGTTCGGCCTCCTCGGGAGTCTTGGCGCCATAGGAGAGCGAGAAGCCTTTGAAGCCGCCGCTCTCGGCGCCGTCGCCGTCCGAGCCGAAGACGATGGAGTCGCCGATCTTCAGCGCCATATGCATCACCTTGGCGTTCCAGCCCGGCGGCATCATGTCCGCGGGCGGGGCTAGAGGCGAATCCTTGTAACGCATCAGCATCTGAATCTGCGCTCCGATCGCTTTCTCATAGAAGGCGGCGGCTTCTTCGGCGCGGCCGTCGAAGACGAGATAGGGTTGAACGGTCATGATATCTCTCCCCTGCGAGCGCCGCGGACGGGCGCTCGTTTCGTGAGGGGAGATCATGTCCGCGCAAAGCGCTTCGTCAACCGTCGTCGACGACATTACTTGGGAACGACGACCATCCACAGCACGCCGAAGCGATCGACCGCCATGCCGAAGCTCACCGCGAAGAAGGTCTCGCCGAGCGGCATGCGCGCTTCTCCGCCATCCGCCAGCGCGCCATAGATGCGCTCGGCCTCGGCCGCGCTCTTGGCCTCTATGGAGACGCCGAAGCCGTTGAAGCCGGGAGAAAGATTGCCGCAGCCATCCGACAAGAACACTTCCGAATCGCCGATCTTGAGGCAGGAATGCATGATCTTATGCTCCCAGTCGGGAGCGAGCACGCCGGGCGGCGGCGGCTCGGGGCTTTCGTCGTAGCGCATGAGGAACAGAACCTCGGCGCCGAGCGCTTGCTGGTAGAAGGCGATGGCTTCGTCGGCGCGGCCCGAGAAGAAGAGATAAGGCTTGATCGTCATTGGATGCTCCCTTGTCTTAAAAGATGGCGAGGCGCGTTCAGCGCTGGGCGAGATAGCTCTCGAGCTGCTCGAATGTTCCGGCCCAACCATTGTTCAGGGCGTCGAGCGCGCCGGCGAATGTCGCAATTTCTTCCGCGCTCGCCTCGAAGGGCCGCGCGCGCAGCGTCAGTTCCGAGACGCCGTCTTTTTCGGTGAATAAATAAGTCGTCTCGACCTTCAGCGGCCAGCTCTCGCTGAGCGGATGCCGTGTGAGCCCGCGATTCTCGTCGGAGAAAGAGGCGATGAGCGTGATGTGCGCGGGCGCCTCGATCTCGCGATAGGCGAAGAGGCCCCACATGACGCCGCCGTCCGGCGTCCGCAGCCCATAGTGATAGGAGCCGCCGGGACGAAAATCCATTTGCGCGGCGATGACCGGAACGCCCTTCGGCCCGAACCATTGCGCCATGCGATCGGATTCGGTGAGCGCCTTCCACAGAAGGTCGCGCGGAGCGGCGAAGCGGCGCGACGTGACGAAGACGGGACCAGCCGATTCCTCGACGAAATCGCCGAGACGTCCGAGATTTTCGGAAAGACCGATGGCGGCGCCATAGTCGCGCTCGACGCGATCGCGCTCGGCGAGAGAGGGAAAGCGCATTCGCCAGTCGATGCGAGTCTTCTCGCCCTCTTGCGAGAGAGCGATGATCGTCTCCATCCTCACCGGCTCGACCTCGGCGTCGTCGCCGGGATGCACATAAGAAATGAGCTCTGGCCGCTCGAGTTCGCGAAAGATGATTTTGTTCTCGTAATCGCGTCCGTCCGGCCCGTGCATCACGAAGCGCCAGACGCCGCCGGGCGCGAATTCGAAGGATTGCGTCGTCAGCGAGAAACCCTTCGGCCCGAACCATCGCGCGAGGCGATCCGGCGACGAGAAAGCATCGAAGACGAGCTCGCGCGGCGCGGCGAAGAGGCGCGTTCCGGAAATCTCGGGAGAGTCCGGTGGAACCGAAATTCGTAAGACGTCGGACATGAGTTCTCCTCGACGATGGTTTGCGGCCGGATCGCCCGCGATTTCTTCCGCTTCGAACGATCGGGTCGTCGTCGATTCGCCGATCGGTTCGTGGCTCGACGGCCGACCCATTCCAATTACACTTCCAGTTGGGCCGGCATGTTCTCGCGATAATCTTTCAACTGCGCATCGATCGCCCGAGCGAAGGCCGGGCGCGCTTCGCACCGGGCGCGATACGATGCGAGGGTCGGGAATTTGGACAAAATAGCTGCGTCGTCGAGGTCGCGAAGCACAGTGCTCATGACGATATCGCCGGCCGTGAACCGGCCTTCGAGATATTCGCGATGGGTCAGCCAGCGCTGCAAATCGGCGAGGCGTCGCTTCAATTGGTCTTCGGCGATCGGGCGATAACCTTCGACCCATGCTTGGCCCGCATAGAAAGTATCGAGCTGAGCGTAGGCGCGCACAGCAGGCTCGAGCGTGTTCAGCGCGGCAAAAATCCAGCTTGCCACCCGTGCGTATCCGCCAACGTCGACAGGAGCGAGAGCCGCGGATGACTTGGCGATATGCAAGACGATCGCGCCAGATTCGAATATCTCGACCTCGCGGTCACGATAGGCCGGAATCTGCCCGAAAGGCTGCCAAGCCCGATACGCCTCGGCATCCATGCCGCCGCGGTCGACGAGGGCGACCTCATACGCAATTCCGGCCTCCTCGAGCGCCCAGCGCACACGGTGATCATGAGCATAGCCCTGAGCGAATGGGGGAACCCAACGAAGGGCGGCGAGCATCGGCTTCATGAGGCCGTCCTTGCGTCTGTACGACGAGAGGCGAGCGATCCGCCTGCGAGAAAGTGTCGGACGTCGTCGGACATGATTTCTCCTCAATGATCGCTTGTCGCCAGCTCGCGCGCGAGCGCGGCGAGAAGATCGAATGCGCCGCTCCATCCATGCTGATGAGAGGCTGCGGATTCCGCTGTGGCGAGGCCGCTCTGCACGAAGATCATCTCGGTCTTGCCGCTTTGCTCCGTGAGCTCGATTTCGATCGTC
This genomic window from Methylosinus sp. H3A contains:
- a CDS encoding glutathione S-transferase family protein; the encoded protein is MKPMLAALRWVPPFAQGYAHDHRVRWALEEAGIAYEVALVDRGGMDAEAYRAWQPFGQIPAYRDREVEIFESGAIVLHIAKSSAALAPVDVGGYARVASWIFAALNTLEPAVRAYAQLDTFYAGQAWVEGYRPIAEDQLKRRLADLQRWLTHREYLEGRFTAGDIVMSTVLRDLDDAAILSKFPTLASYRARCEARPAFARAIDAQLKDYRENMPAQLEV
- a CDS encoding transporter substrate-binding domain-containing protein, with the protein product MTSFSFALRVALVFAAASVVSSARAETAVAAAPTFWDPARKMDKPDLAGLKQIRFLTEDDYPPFDFALPDGAIAGFNVDLARAICEELELPCTIQRRRWDTLIAALDENAGDAAIASFAITAEARKKLDFTAPYYTTPGRFVVRKDSVLPGATPAALADRTIAVAADSAHEAFLRNFFPASTLATYPSAQQARSALKEGRAHAMFGDAISLSFWLNGADAADCCMFKDGPYSDPTFFGDGVGIAVKKNNNALRRALDYALARVAQKGAYTELYLKYFPVGPY
- a CDS encoding VOC family protein, with the translated sequence MITTSKIKPCLWFDREGEEAANFYVSLFPDSRVTSVSRYGEAGPGEPGSAMVVTFELSGLPFMALNGGPVSYRLSEAFSLSVDCADQAEVDYYWDALGAGGEYSRCGWLKDRYGLSWQITPRRLPELLSSADTAGAARAMRAMMGMAKIDIAAIEAAYARI
- a CDS encoding SRPBCC family protein, giving the protein MLEIIGVGVAVIIVAILALAARQPDICHIARSIFIAAPPERVFPLVDDPRATNEWSPFVKDPSVKLSYGGPERGVGAACDFEGDAKVGAGRVEIVESVAPSKVVVALRLDRPMKCSNRVEFTIAPQNGGSLVTWDMKGRQPFVGKLFSLVMKPEKMVGGAFERGLADLKTLVETAREEAAQ
- a CDS encoding VOC family protein — encoded protein: MTVQPYLVFDGRAEEAAAFYEKAIGAQIQMLMRYKDSPLAPPADMMPPGWNAKVMHMALKIGDSIVFGSDGDGAESGGFKGFSLSYGAKTPEEAERVFAALADGGETQMRLTKTFFSPAFGILTDRFGVPWMVVVPQ
- a CDS encoding cytochrome P450, whose product is MFHDPDFTPFTPREKVSFLAVSRNYLENYAPEAYRTDFFSTEGLWPLLPRMHYVVSPELIEELLVSRADAFRRDDIASKALRGPVEGETLFFSEGAEWKWQRRAISPAFRYENILALVPFFVRCAQAQAQEWRRLGDGAEVEITEAMSRTTFAVIEKAVFGASESFDGERFIAALRPVLGSFAWRMLAVMFRLPPDWTPYPGLLAARAGSRFVHEETVKLLAERRARKEETRDILGLLLSAKDPESGRVMTDAELVANLHGFLLAGHETSAVALAWTFWLLAKDQATQERAREEAERVAGDGEITPETVENLTFTRQVLQESMRLFPPFAALGRQPREDTTLGPYRVGAKEPVYVLTWCLHRHEKLWDDPTGFDPDRFAPEQVKARHRYAYLPFGAGPRICVGMGFALTEMATIVATLLREFRFETVPGHRLELAPTFAMRPKGALPLRLTRLSRRAAGGETARQILA
- a CDS encoding host attachment protein, encoding MTNIAVHNGAWVLVGDGRRALFLQNHGDPDLLDLRVVEARVDENPATRDQGSDAPGRVYGTAGAPRSAVENADWHELEKEHFAHQIAERINTAAEAGELSEIVIIAPPRVLGELRQELSPKAKSKVKGELDKDLTRHPLPEIEKALAREFRAEG
- a CDS encoding SRPBCC family protein, producing the protein MSDVLRISVPPDSPEISGTRLFAAPRELVFDAFSSPDRLARWFGPKGFSLTTQSFEFAPGGVWRFVMHGPDGRDYENKIIFRELERPELISYVHPGDDAEVEPVRMETIIALSQEGEKTRIDWRMRFPSLAERDRVERDYGAAIGLSENLGRLGDFVEESAGPVFVTSRRFAAPRDLLWKALTESDRMAQWFGPKGVPVIAAQMDFRPGGSYHYGLRTPDGGVMWGLFAYREIEAPAHITLIASFSDENRGLTRHPLSESWPLKVETTYLFTEKDGVSELTLRARPFEASAEEIATFAGALDALNNGWAGTFEQLESYLAQR
- a CDS encoding VOC family protein, with protein sequence MTIKPYLFFSGRADEAIAFYQQALGAEVLFLMRYDESPEPPPPGVLAPDWEHKIMHSCLKIGDSEVFLSDGCGNLSPGFNGFGVSIEAKSAAEAERIYGALADGGEARMPLGETFFAVSFGMAVDRFGVLWMVVVPK
- a CDS encoding acyl-CoA dehydrogenase family protein; its protein translation is MSATETTSTTWLPEAQAAFASVEALYGQALDAVRARVTKDGKLSNELIETEQHAAHGLSWFATYVQGLRELLAYADRLSSEGAYGEVENLLTRIGFAEYLAQVFGGIPMSQGEFVRLSDFGLTPEQVAARRIPEVDRLIASGNTAPNRARLAELIDHNGAAETIGATGLDETLEAIRSEMRKFASDNVTPHAHEWHLKNNYIPLEVISGLAELGVFGLTIPEEYGGSGLGKIAMCVVSEELSRAYIGVGSLGTRSEIAGELILVGGTEEQKHKYLPKIATGEILPTAVFTEPNNGSDLANLRTRATREGDVYKVVGNKTWITHPVRADVMTLLVRTNPNEKGYKGLSMLLAEKPRGTDENPFPAKGMTGGEIEVLGYRGMKEFEIGFDNFEVPAENLLGGEEGKGFKQLMETFESARIQTAARALGVAQAALDLGLRYAKERVQFGKPLFAFPRVFDKIVTMAIEIHIARQITYFAAREKDEGKRCDLEAGMAKLLGARVAWAAADNALQIHGGNGFALEYPVSRVLCDARILNIFEGAAEIQAQVIARRLLEG